The nucleotide window catgtatgaggcaatgtgtggtgtgaatataatgcagagaattcgtagtttggaagttaggaggaggtgcgggattaccaaaactgttgtccagagggctgaggaagggttgttgaggtggtttggacatgtagagagaatggagcaaaacagaatgacttcaagagtgtatcagtctgtagtggaaggaaggcagggtaggggtcggcctaggaaaggttggagggagggggtaaaggaggttttgtgtgcgaggggcttggacttccagcgggcatgcgtgagcgtgtttgataggagtgaatggagacaaatgggttttaatacttgacgtgctgttggagtgtgagcaaagtaacatttatgaagggattcagggaaaccggcaggccggacttgagtcctggagatgggaagtacagtgcctgcactctgaaggaggggtgttaatgttgcagtttaaaaactgtagtgtaaagcacccttctggcaagacagtgatggagtgaatgatggtgaaagtttttcttttttgggccaccctgccttggtgggaatcggccagtgtgttaataataataataataaaaatgttatGATTGGGCGGCTGGGCATTTGCGAATATTTGAAGCTCGTGAAAGTGGAGGGCTAGCTGTATtgtgtatatcattattatacacaatacagaaagTCCCCAATGTGTTCTAAGTTGAAGACTTCCTCTATAATGAATATTATAGACAATACACGAGATTCTCGAGGTGTTTGTAAGTCAAGGAtttactgtacatgtacttgcagaaataaagattattattattattattattattatttatcatgcTAAACAATTCTTACAAACAAAACTCTCACCCAGTCTTTATTTTCAAGCACCAACATGATCAAAAGTTTAGAATTACACCAACAGTAGAAACATCACtgttaaaggcacaggaaggtgctccttgacttacgatgGGATTATGTTCTAACGAACCCATCGTAAGTTGAAAATATCATAGGAAAATATAAATatgatatgctaaataaataacaaaTTAATAACTACTGTCATTGAatcagtaaataaacaaataattactgtaactaactaaatacagcctctcctcacttagcaacgtactcctTTACCGATGCCTtggacttacaatgggctctctgaccagtatccatacttaaataatgtatattagagctgatttcctctcttctgtttattacaatatacagtacgctGCTGTATGTGTAAAAATTTAccgaaatgttataaatggtgcaaagacgACATTAAAAAATTATCAAAGCTGGTTGACACAAacactaccattataatatgctcgtcacttagcgacgaattcatttaacccttaaatggtccaaacgtatatatacgttttttcaacatttgaaagtatgtaaaaaaatgtagatcttttttttttccatttgaaaatgtgtaaaaaaacttttatctacatttgttTTTTTATGttcgaaaatatgtaaaaaaacgtagatctacgtttggagcactacggatttgaattTCAatctgtttggactgtttaagggttaatgacgtGGTCTCAtgaatggaactccatcgttaagtgaggagaggctgtaccagTATTAAAAAGTAAATGAATGAATACAAGTTACCTTCAtgttgggtaattatcttaagtttcatctccaaagtaattgctaCTACACCATCGTAAAGTCGAACTCTCGTAAGTCGAACCGTTGTAAAGTCAAAATATTGTAAACTgaacccaaaatgctctgcatgactATGGGCTTCCTGcttgcacacctaaatgtcacccatcactgtacaagcactgtatcatgtcacccatcattgtacaagcactgtatcatgtcacccatcattgtacaagcactgtatcatgtcacccatcactgtacaagcactgtatcatgtcacccatcattgtacaagcactatcatgtcacccatcactgtacaagcactgtatcatgtcacccatcattgtacaagcactgtatcatgtcacccatcattgtacaagcactgtatcatgtcacccatcattgtacaagcactgtatcatgtcaaccatcactgtacaagcactatcatgtcacccatcactgtacaatcACTATCATGTAACCCATAATTGTACAAGCACTATCATGTCACTATCATGTAACCCATAATTGTACAAGCACTATCATGTCAACCATAACtgtacaagcactgtatcatGTCAATCATCATTGTGTAcacattgtatcatgtcacccatcactgtacattgtatcatgtctcccatcattgtacaagcactatatcatgtcacccatcactgtacaaacattgtcaaccatcatgtcacccatcactgtacaacattgtatcatgtcacaTCCATACATTGTCACAATTGTACACtatatcatgtcacccatcactgtacaaacattgtatcatgtcaaccatcactgtaAAAGCACTGTCTCATGTCAGCCATCAttgtacattgtatcatgtcacccatcattgtacaagcactgtatcatgtcacccatcactgtacatgcactgtatcatgtcaaccatcactgtacacacattgcatcatgtcaaccatcactgtacacacATTGTATCATATCACCCATCACTTTACAAACATTGTATtatgtcacccatcactgtacaaacattatatgtcaaccatcactgtacattgtatcatgtcacccatctctgtacaaacattgtatcatgtcacccatcactgtacattttatcatgtcacccatcactgtacaaacattatatcatgtcaaccatctctgtacaaacattgtatcatgtcacccatcactgtacattgtatcatgtcacccatcactgtacattgtatcatgtcacccatcactgtacaaacattgtattaaGCTGAAATAAACATTTAACTTTGTCTGTGCCCGGTTAGTGGTGTAGGTTTGAACCTTCATCCAGTAATCATGGTACAGTCTGTGACcagttagtggtggaggtgtgaccagttagtggtggaggtgtgaccAGTTAGGTCATTCATAATTACTCACCCCATGTACAGCAGTTTGAATGCCTATCAGGTTCATTTGTTCAGGAGTTTCAAATTCTTCAACGCCTTCACAGAGACATACTCATGGGGCAGCTCCTGAACTATCTCCTGGGCCCCCTGCGGCACGTTCCCAGTGCCCGTGAAGATAAACATCAGAGAACCAATGGATTTCGGCATCATGCCCAGCGAAATTTCATAGCCAGTGTCACGAATTGACTGTCTTGCCATCTCTGTGTTGCGGTAATTATGGGTGGGTCCAATGTGCTGTAGGAATCAACTGATTCAATATTTACTGATTATActaattatttgtattattatagcAGTTACTGATAATAAGACTGACAGAACTTATTGTCAGTACAGTACTGCCAGTAGAGTATTGCCCATCGTGGAGGGGTATTTCTAATGgcataccatgaagggtgtgtgatgcccaagtgctaggaacataccatgaagggtgtgtgatgcccaagtgctaggaacataccatgaagggtgtgtgatgcccaagtgctaggaacataccatgaagggtgtgtgatgcccaagtgcTAGGAACATACCATGAAGAGTGTGTGATACCCAAGTAGTAgcataccatgaagggtgtgtgatgcccaagtATTAGGAGACAAAGACCAAGTCCATTAAGAATGTTGATCATGCAAGCAACTCCAGTATACTTGCCGAACGCCACCACATGCTGGCCTTGCCTGTCACACATACGCTCATAGTCCAGCAACCGGATGTTCTGAAAACACAAAATACTGTGAAtttctcagctcacacactgaggtccgggagtTGATTcgcggtacgggtgaaaacagtaggtcgtgtttccttaagacacctgctgtcactgttcacctagcagtaagtagatacctgggtgttagtcaccttacacctgctgtcactgttcacctagcagtaagtgaccagtgtgggtggcatcctgggggacaagattgaaggaccacaatggaaatatgtaagacagacagtcctcgatgacccactgactttcttgggttatcctgggtggctaactctccctaccctgggttatcctggctggctaactctccctaccctgggttatcctggctggctaactctccctaccctgggttatcctgggtggctaactctccctatgctgggttatcctgggtggctaacactccctaccctgggttatcctgggtggctaacactccctaccctgggttatcctgggtagctaactctccttaccctggattatcctggctggctaacactccctaccctgggttatcctgggtggctaactctccctaccctgggttatcctgggtagctaacactccctaccctgggttatcctgggtagctaactctccttaccctggattatcctggctggctaacactccctatcctgggttatcctgggtggctaaccctccccaccccaggttatcctgggtggctaaccctccccaccccaggttatcctgggttgctaaccctccccagGTAAAAAATGCTAACAAATATTACCTGATCTTACGTTCTCTAAAATAGCATCAAGGAGAGGCATGTTGGCTTCCTGAGCTTTAATAGTGAGAGAGAAGAAACAGTATGTTCTGTTGGTTATAAGCTGATCAATGGGTACCTGCTTCACCCCTATGATCACCGGTGCTTCTGATAGGTCCTCTTGTATCTTGGCTCCCACATTCTGATAGACCTGTAATGATAAGACTACAGTAGTCTCCCTATATCCATGAGGGATATGTTCCAAGACCTACCCTGGATGCCCAAAACCACAGATAGTACCCAACCATATgcacatacagtggtaccccgagttttgaacagctcccaactcgaccaattatgtaagtgtattattgccCGTgcctttgtaagtgtatttttggggtctgaaactgactaatctaatttacattattccttatgggaacaaattcattcggtaatggcacttgaacagccttctggaacgaagaaagtttGAAACTCAGGGTATGACTAAGTTGTTTCTcacttacatacatacctatgatgaagtttaattgataaattacacacagtaAGTGGAGAATCATCACTTTTTTACTAATGGGAAGCACTTGATAGTCTCTggccaccatcacaactgtcgtGTCTTAGTCtctgaacaactgccaccatcactactgtcctgtcttagactctgaacaactgccaccatcactactgtcctgtcttagactctgaacaactgccaccatcactactgtcgtgTCTTGCcaacattattaagcaaaattaaggataTGTTCAGGCCACAGTAAACCGTGGATAACCGAAACTGTAGAAACCGAATCTCTGCATATGCGGGTTCTACTGTACATAAACATatgaatataagaatggaggagcactgcagcaggcctactggccaatggaaataagtcactttgacttttttaggttatcccaggttctttacacatatgctgctaagtatacctggagtatacctggagatagttccgggggtcaacgccctcgtggcctgttctgtgaccaggcctcatggtggaccagggcctgatcaaccaggctgttattactagctgcacgcagtccaatgtaccaaccacagcccggctggtcaggtactgactttaggtgcctgttcagtgcctgcttgaagacaaccaggggtcttgaagacagccaggggtcttgaagacagccaggggtcttgaagacagccaggggtcttcaagacagccaggggtcttcaagacagccaggggtctattggtaatcccccttatgtatgctgggaggcagttgaacagtcttgtatgataatctatgtaactgtatttgtgtatacctgaataattacttacaatgtgtaattacaattttggtttgctaagtacaaagaaagtcactatcatgctggggcatatcgggcagactaatcctagtacataataactacttaaatctGGACAATTTTCAGCCTATTTTTAAGGTCACCTATAATGCTACCTTCAAACATTGTATgctaatttgtgtaactgtatttatgtgtacttgtaagtAAATAAACTTACAGTAGTGTGGAGATTAACTAGGACAACTTAGGCACGGTGCCCCGTGTCCTGGTGGTAACAGGTGg belongs to Cherax quadricarinatus isolate ZL_2023a chromosome 82, ASM3850222v1, whole genome shotgun sequence and includes:
- the LOC138850937 gene encoding alpha-aminoadipic semialdehyde synthase, mitochondrial-like yields the protein MPLLDAILENNIRLLDYERMCDRQGQHVVAFGKYTGVACMINILNGLGLCLLILGHHTPFMHIGPTHNYRNTEMARQSIRDTGYEISLGMMPKSIGSLMFIFTGTGNVPQGAQEIVQELPHEYVSVKALKNLKLLNK